The following coding sequences are from one Methanosarcina sp. WWM596 window:
- the cas3 gene encoding CRISPR-associated helicase Cas3' codes for MENSYNYSMFDNWGKSGFIEKDEQGYHLLVYHCLDVAAVGAVLLEHDKLLAKKMMELTGLNKEENLSLIPFLLALHDLGKFSERFQNLKPELLKELRHYESDKAYILRHDSMGFFIWGSIWKRIWNENCLNLNNLNYDIYDWNLAIEPLIKAVAGHHGKPPQYDIHGVPVNCKELFIEEDLEIAYFFVKSVFQLFSGTNFNAAIKDEEGDPFENLILKFKKSSWVLAGFTVLCDWVGSNNNFFRYISEPMPLDEYWNRYALKNAREALNSSGVLPSIVSLNTGMEILFPKILTPSPLQSDVSSCPLESIPQLFIIEEATGNGKTEAALTLAHRLMALGLANGIFVALPTMATSNAMYDRLVKTYRSFFQKNSDPSLVLAHSSNYLSDEFRTSIGFSEVEGRKQYCRNGTTEDETISAQCSKWIADSRKKALLADVGVGTVDQAIMAVLPTYHQSLRILGLTRSVIIVDEVHAYDSYMNTLLCKLLELHASLGGSAILLSATLPVKLRQRLTDSFCKGLGVMCGDLKETAYPLLTHVSEIDAKEIQIGTREGTGRTIYVEFFNKQTSVEEKIVNFSKEGRCVCWIRNTVDDAVEAYEKLVSILGEENVDLFHARFVMGERLEIENRVLKAFGKESNESTRKGKVLISTQVVEQSLDLDFDYMVSDLAPMDLLIQRIGRLQRHPIHGSQRVPVFGIFAPELTEDPQENWYADFFPKAAFVYPNHGRLWLTASLLAEKGQFTVPQDLRFLIESVFGERSIEKIAPNLRVWEDKAEGESRAKIDTANLNSLNFQEEYKRTLNQWVDDLITPTRLGEETVLVRLAKWNGKQLSPFFEDERYSWELSQVSIRKNKIKKAGNYENILEVEVKKALDTMPDRGKWSILIPMSQAGNNEWTGVALDEYNNEVQVRYNSKIGLSIEK; via the coding sequence ATGGAAAATTCATACAATTATTCAATGTTTGATAATTGGGGAAAATCCGGCTTTATTGAAAAAGATGAACAAGGTTATCATTTACTTGTATATCATTGTTTGGATGTTGCAGCTGTTGGGGCTGTATTGCTAGAACACGACAAACTTTTGGCAAAAAAGATGATGGAATTAACAGGTCTTAACAAGGAAGAAAACCTATCTCTCATTCCCTTTCTTTTAGCTCTACATGATTTAGGAAAATTTTCGGAAAGGTTCCAGAACCTTAAGCCAGAGTTGTTAAAAGAACTTCGCCATTATGAAAGTGATAAGGCCTACATACTGCGGCATGATAGTATGGGATTTTTCATATGGGGTTCTATATGGAAAAGAATATGGAATGAAAATTGCCTTAATTTGAATAATCTGAATTATGATATCTATGATTGGAATTTAGCAATTGAACCATTGATCAAAGCAGTAGCCGGTCATCATGGGAAACCCCCACAGTATGATATTCACGGGGTTCCTGTAAATTGTAAAGAGCTTTTCATAGAAGAGGATCTTGAAATTGCCTATTTTTTTGTAAAAAGTGTATTTCAGTTGTTTTCAGGTACAAACTTTAATGCTGCAATAAAAGATGAAGAAGGAGATCCTTTTGAAAATCTTATATTGAAATTTAAAAAGTCTTCTTGGGTACTTGCAGGTTTTACGGTATTATGTGATTGGGTAGGGTCCAACAACAATTTTTTTAGATATATTTCTGAGCCAATGCCACTTGATGAATACTGGAACAGATATGCACTTAAAAATGCCCGGGAAGCACTGAACAGTTCTGGAGTTCTGCCTTCTATTGTTTCTTTGAATACAGGGATGGAAATTTTGTTCCCTAAAATTTTAACCCCTAGTCCATTACAATCCGATGTATCTTCATGTCCTCTCGAATCAATTCCTCAACTCTTTATAATAGAAGAAGCGACAGGAAACGGGAAAACTGAAGCTGCATTAACCCTTGCACACCGGCTGATGGCATTAGGGCTTGCTAATGGAATATTTGTAGCACTACCTACTATGGCAACATCCAATGCGATGTACGATAGGCTGGTAAAGACATACAGAAGTTTTTTTCAGAAAAATTCGGATCCTTCGCTAGTATTAGCTCACAGTAGCAACTATCTCTCTGATGAATTTCGGACTTCAATAGGTTTTAGCGAAGTAGAGGGGCGTAAGCAATACTGCAGGAATGGAACAACAGAAGATGAAACAATTTCGGCTCAGTGCAGCAAATGGATTGCAGACAGCCGAAAAAAAGCCTTGTTAGCTGACGTGGGGGTGGGAACTGTAGACCAGGCTATAATGGCAGTTCTTCCTACATATCATCAGTCTCTGAGAATCCTTGGCTTAACTCGCAGTGTAATAATAGTTGATGAGGTTCACGCCTATGATTCATATATGAATACTTTATTATGTAAATTGCTTGAACTCCACGCTTCTCTTGGGGGCAGTGCGATCCTTCTCTCTGCGACTCTTCCTGTAAAACTTCGACAGAGATTGACAGATAGTTTTTGTAAAGGATTGGGAGTAATGTGTGGAGATCTGAAAGAAACAGCTTATCCGCTCCTGACGCATGTAAGTGAGATAGATGCAAAGGAAATTCAAATTGGCACTCGTGAAGGAACTGGAAGAACAATTTACGTGGAATTTTTCAATAAACAGACTTCAGTTGAAGAGAAAATTGTTAATTTTTCGAAAGAAGGTAGGTGCGTTTGCTGGATAAGAAATACTGTTGATGATGCGGTTGAAGCTTATGAAAAACTTGTAAGTATACTTGGAGAAGAAAATGTAGATCTTTTCCATGCACGCTTTGTCATGGGAGAACGCTTAGAAATCGAAAACAGAGTATTGAAGGCTTTTGGTAAAGAATCCAATGAATCAACACGCAAAGGAAAAGTTCTTATCTCAACCCAGGTAGTAGAGCAATCATTAGACCTTGATTTTGATTACATGGTCAGCGATCTTGCACCAATGGACCTGTTGATCCAGAGAATCGGTAGACTCCAAAGGCATCCAATACATGGTAGCCAGAGAGTGCCTGTATTCGGCATTTTTGCTCCAGAGCTTACAGAAGATCCACAGGAAAACTGGTATGCTGACTTTTTTCCTAAAGCAGCTTTCGTATACCCCAACCACGGCAGGCTCTGGCTTACGGCCAGTTTGCTTGCAGAAAAAGGACAATTCACTGTCCCTCAGGACTTGCGTTTTTTAATTGAGAGTGTTTTTGGAGAACGTTCTATAGAAAAAATTGCTCCAAATTTAAGGGTGTGGGAAGACAAAGCAGAAGGGGAGTCAAGAGCAAAAATTGATACAGCTAATTTGAATTCGTTGAATTTTCAGGAAGAATACAAAAGGACGCTTAATCAATGGGTTGATGATCTTATAACACCGACTCGGCTTGGTGAAGAAACAGTATTAGTTAGACTTGCAAAATGGAATGGAAAACAGCTTAGTCCTTTCTTTGAAGATGAGCGTTATTCCTGGGAATTGAGCCAAGTAAGCATAAGAAAAAACAAGATTAAAAAAGCTGGAAACTATGAGAATATACTGGAAGTTGAAGTCAAAAAAGCACTGGATACGATGCCGGATAGGGGAAAGTGGTCTATACTTATTCCGATGTCCCAGGCAGGTAATAATGAATGGACTGGCGTTGCTTTAGATGAATACAATAACGAAGTACAGGTACGCTATAACTCGAAAATCGGCTTAAGTATAGAAAAATAA
- the casA gene encoding type I-E CRISPR-associated protein Cse1/CasA, with product MEGKYITFNLIRDEWIPIQRKDGTKEIIAPWQLTRGLESENPITELASPRPDFNGALIQFLIGLVQTAMPPKNERAWKNVLINPPSPEILKKAFENVAHAFDLDGDGARFMQDYELKVENFKKKDENSIEMLLLESQGRDLFIKSGTVKSICRPCLAMALFTLQTNAPQGGRGHRTSLRGGGPLTTIVRGEYLWHTIWLNIIESEEFDNEKHGNAMKTNDADIFPWMAPACTSENGREVYLSNVNPARVFWAVPRRLVVDYSQNEKDCVCDICGCSMRNPVSSYFTKSYGEAYGALWRHPLTPYYNNKERQFPCHVGEGGITYRHWPGFVFNNSEMGENALTINKFHERRLKLSYIDSFFKHEPRIWFFGYDIHNNILTRCWYEGQMPLITVEEDFKESYEQTIIQLVKISEYVVSNIKSCIKLAIFDPNHNVNGSFSFIESRFWKETESKFYDFLYELYKLVLNGENKAEMKLNWLKYLSTTALKLFDEYSQSDFIGIVNPERITRARKNLLIYNSKNSKKVRDILDLPIENLKK from the coding sequence ATGGAGGGAAAATACATCACATTTAACCTGATTCGTGATGAGTGGATACCGATCCAAAGAAAGGACGGGACAAAAGAAATTATTGCGCCCTGGCAGCTCACTCGAGGGCTTGAATCCGAAAATCCTATTACGGAATTGGCTTCTCCTCGTCCTGATTTTAATGGAGCTCTTATACAATTCCTTATAGGTCTTGTGCAAACGGCAATGCCTCCAAAAAATGAAAGAGCTTGGAAAAATGTATTGATTAATCCACCATCACCAGAGATCTTGAAAAAAGCTTTTGAGAATGTAGCTCATGCTTTTGATCTTGATGGTGATGGAGCACGTTTTATGCAGGATTATGAGCTCAAAGTTGAAAATTTCAAGAAAAAAGACGAAAATTCTATCGAAATGCTCTTGCTTGAAAGCCAGGGAAGAGACTTATTTATTAAAAGCGGAACCGTGAAATCTATTTGCAGGCCCTGTCTTGCTATGGCTCTGTTTACATTACAAACAAATGCACCTCAAGGGGGGCGTGGTCACCGCACATCATTGAGAGGGGGAGGCCCGCTAACGACGATAGTTAGGGGGGAATATCTCTGGCATACTATCTGGCTAAATATTATCGAAAGTGAAGAATTTGATAATGAAAAACATGGAAACGCTATGAAAACTAATGATGCCGATATTTTCCCTTGGATGGCGCCAGCTTGTACAAGTGAAAACGGTAGAGAGGTTTATCTTTCTAATGTAAATCCTGCTCGTGTTTTCTGGGCTGTACCTAGAAGATTAGTAGTTGACTATTCACAAAATGAAAAAGACTGTGTATGCGATATTTGTGGATGTAGTATGAGAAACCCGGTAAGTAGCTATTTTACTAAATCATATGGAGAAGCGTATGGAGCATTATGGAGGCATCCTCTCACTCCTTATTATAATAATAAAGAGAGACAATTTCCTTGTCATGTAGGTGAGGGGGGAATAACCTACAGACACTGGCCGGGATTTGTTTTTAATAATAGTGAAATGGGAGAAAACGCTTTAACAATTAATAAATTTCACGAAAGAAGATTAAAGCTTTCATATATAGATTCTTTTTTTAAACATGAACCTCGGATTTGGTTTTTTGGGTATGATATCCACAATAATATCCTTACAAGATGTTGGTATGAAGGGCAAATGCCTTTAATTACAGTGGAAGAAGATTTCAAGGAAAGTTATGAGCAAACAATAATACAATTAGTAAAAATTTCTGAATATGTCGTGAGTAACATAAAGAGTTGCATAAAGCTTGCAATTTTTGATCCAAACCACAATGTAAACGGAAGTTTTTCTTTTATAGAAAGTCGATTCTGGAAAGAAACGGAATCTAAATTTTATGATTTTCTCTATGAACTATATAAATTAGTATTAAATGGGGAAAATAAAGCCGAAATGAAATTGAACTGGTTAAAATATTTGTCAACAACGGCTTTGAAATTATTTGATGAGTATTCACAATCGGATTTTATAGGAATTGTAAATCCTGAACGAATAACACGTGCTCGCAAAAACCTTTTAATATACAATTCAAAGAACTCGAAAAAAGTAAGGGATATTTTAGATTTGCCTATTGAGAACCTAAAGAAATGA
- the casB gene encoding type I-E CRISPR-associated protein Cse2/CasB — MENKNAISFSSDPTARQILFEWWKNLDENRGKRADLRRCHNIDEIAFTPSFHSLRKELYEFRINQEALATIAGVLSYVKSNDTNSNFPVQMATPKVGSQKAAVSDLRFRRLLAVEDRNELFATMRRVVRLLEGHVNIFDLANSIYWWNERTKKQWAYGYYGNVLVEKKK, encoded by the coding sequence GTGGAAAATAAGAATGCTATATCCTTTTCTTCCGACCCGACGGCCCGCCAGATATTGTTTGAATGGTGGAAAAATCTTGATGAAAATAGAGGAAAGAGAGCAGATTTGAGACGCTGTCATAATATCGATGAGATTGCTTTTACTCCTTCGTTTCATAGTTTAAGAAAAGAACTGTACGAATTCAGAATAAATCAGGAGGCGTTGGCTACAATCGCTGGTGTGCTTTCTTACGTCAAAAGTAACGATACAAACTCAAACTTTCCAGTCCAAATGGCGACACCTAAAGTCGGAAGCCAGAAAGCTGCAGTAAGCGATCTACGATTCAGAAGGTTGCTCGCAGTAGAAGATAGAAATGAATTGTTTGCAACAATGAGACGTGTAGTTCGACTCCTTGAAGGACATGTAAATATTTTCGATCTTGCAAACAGCATTTACTGGTGGAACGAACGCACAAAAAAGCAATGGGCTTATGGTTATTATGGAAATGTACTTGTTGAAAAGAAAAAGTAA
- the cas7e gene encoding type I-E CRISPR-associated protein Cas7/Cse4/CasC: MTDFIQLHILTSYPPSNLNRDDLGRPKTAVMGGTQRLRISSQSLKRAWRTSDIFMEALSGHVGIRTKEMGNFVYKALTTGVKLTEILERKSEFSIYPKMEEKKAGDISKQIASVFGKLKKGGFEIEQLAHFSPEEIETIENLIIDLAQSDGELTEENIGILRKKNTAVDIAMFGRMLAANTQYNVEAAVQVSHAITVHKVAVEDDFFTAVDDLNNGEEDMGSGHLGETEFAAGLFYIYTCINRDLLKENLGRDEELTEKALKALVEAALTISPTGKQNSFASRAYASYVLAEKGTQQPRSLSVAFLKALEEKDLLGSTIKELNNTREKIESVYGKCCEQKEEMNAYTGEGSIQGILKFVAE; the protein is encoded by the coding sequence TTGACAGACTTTATACAATTACATATACTTACGTCGTACCCCCCTTCTAACCTTAATAGGGATGACCTTGGAAGACCAAAAACTGCAGTAATGGGAGGAACCCAGCGCTTGAGAATCTCTTCCCAAAGTTTAAAGAGAGCTTGGAGGACTTCGGATATCTTTATGGAGGCACTTTCAGGTCATGTAGGTATCAGAACAAAAGAAATGGGAAATTTCGTTTACAAGGCTCTAACAACTGGTGTAAAATTGACTGAAATTCTTGAAAGAAAATCTGAGTTTTCGATATATCCTAAAATGGAGGAAAAGAAAGCCGGAGATATTTCAAAACAGATTGCATCAGTATTTGGAAAATTGAAAAAGGGAGGATTTGAAATAGAGCAGCTTGCTCACTTCAGTCCTGAAGAAATAGAAACTATAGAGAATCTGATTATAGATCTGGCACAAAGCGACGGGGAACTTACCGAAGAAAATATAGGTATTTTGAGAAAAAAGAACACTGCAGTTGATATTGCAATGTTTGGAAGAATGCTTGCAGCTAATACCCAGTATAACGTGGAAGCTGCTGTGCAGGTTTCTCATGCAATAACAGTCCATAAAGTTGCCGTCGAAGATGATTTCTTTACAGCTGTAGACGACCTCAATAATGGAGAAGAAGATATGGGTTCTGGACACCTTGGGGAAACTGAGTTTGCTGCAGGTTTGTTTTACATTTATACATGCATAAATCGTGATTTACTCAAAGAGAATCTGGGAAGAGACGAGGAACTTACTGAAAAAGCACTTAAGGCGCTTGTGGAGGCGGCTTTAACTATCTCACCCACTGGAAAACAAAATAGCTTTGCTTCAAGAGCTTATGCTTCTTATGTGCTTGCAGAAAAAGGAACACAGCAGCCGCGTTCACTTTCTGTTGCATTCCTGAAGGCCCTGGAAGAAAAAGATCTCCTTGGCAGTACTATTAAAGAACTCAATAATACCCGTGAAAAAATTGAAAGTGTTTATGGGAAATGTTGTGAGCAAAAAGAGGAGATGAATGCTTATACAGGTGAAGGGTCAATTCAGGGAATTTTGAAGTTTGTAGCAGAGTGA
- the cas5e gene encoding type I-E CRISPR-associated protein Cas5/CasD, which translates to MKSYLLFRLYGPLASWGDIAVGTHRPSYDHPSKSAVMGLLAAAVGIRRDEENKHRELAEAYNFAVLVNSPGVFLRDYHTAQIPSVSSIKKQKHIDTRKGELGVEKEKLTAVLSSRDYYSDSLYTIAICSKEEHSEAFPYPLELLEKKLNEPEFVLYLGRKSCPLALPVEAKIIDCNGLKEAFDKVEFKCEPLLRLLKKQKQARLYWEGEENGLIPIHTIMRRDLTLSRKRWQFADRKEHYMMLELGE; encoded by the coding sequence ATGAAAAGCTACCTTCTCTTTCGGCTTTATGGGCCACTCGCTTCCTGGGGAGATATAGCTGTAGGAACCCATCGCCCTTCATATGACCATCCTTCAAAGTCCGCGGTCATGGGACTTCTTGCAGCGGCAGTTGGTATCCGCAGGGATGAAGAAAATAAGCATAGGGAACTTGCTGAGGCATATAATTTTGCCGTACTTGTGAATTCTCCCGGAGTTTTTTTACGGGACTACCATACAGCACAGATTCCCTCAGTCAGTTCAATAAAAAAACAGAAACATATTGATACTCGAAAAGGAGAGCTTGGAGTAGAGAAAGAAAAGTTAACAGCGGTCCTCTCTTCAAGAGATTATTATAGTGACTCCTTATATACAATTGCTATTTGTTCAAAAGAAGAACACTCTGAAGCTTTTCCTTATCCTCTGGAACTACTTGAAAAGAAATTAAATGAGCCTGAGTTTGTTTTGTACCTGGGAAGAAAATCCTGCCCTCTGGCCCTCCCTGTTGAAGCAAAAATAATAGATTGTAATGGCCTTAAGGAAGCTTTCGATAAAGTGGAGTTCAAATGTGAGCCTTTACTGAGATTATTGAAAAAACAAAAACAAGCAAGGCTTTACTGGGAAGGAGAAGAGAATGGATTGATACCGATTCATACTATTATGCGTAGGGATCTTACTCTGAGCCGCAAAAGGTGGCAGTTTGCCGATAGAAAGGAGCATTACATGATGCTAGAACTGGGGGAATAA
- the cas6e gene encoding type I-E CRISPR-associated protein Cas6/Cse3/CasE, giving the protein MYISRANLKPDVATNKKFWTLSRNFGDIYKVHRVIWSFFANAPDKQRDFLYRQDEKNGFPLFYIVSEQEPDANIDLWQIESKEYKPLLSVGQKLIFSLRANPIVTRWNEKGEHKRHDIVMDAKNKMKKEGVPKDERLKIPEIVQEEGFEWLRKKGISNGFDVEKGQVISTGYRCNRFYKPKGKNNGFEGKYDESERKYLEPKRKHSVNISTIDFSGVLTVTDPECLTNVLYKGIGPAKSFGCGLMLIRPVR; this is encoded by the coding sequence ATGTACATAAGTAGAGCAAACCTAAAACCTGATGTTGCAACAAATAAAAAATTTTGGACTCTCTCCAGAAATTTTGGAGATATTTATAAGGTTCATCGTGTCATATGGTCTTTTTTTGCAAATGCTCCAGACAAACAAAGAGATTTTTTGTATAGACAGGATGAAAAAAATGGTTTCCCCTTATTTTACATAGTGTCGGAGCAAGAACCGGACGCAAATATTGATTTATGGCAGATAGAATCAAAGGAATACAAACCTCTGCTTTCCGTGGGTCAGAAGCTCATTTTTTCGTTGCGTGCCAATCCTATTGTAACAAGGTGGAATGAAAAAGGAGAGCATAAACGACATGATATTGTGATGGATGCAAAAAACAAGATGAAAAAAGAAGGAGTTCCAAAAGATGAGAGACTCAAAATCCCCGAAATCGTCCAGGAAGAAGGCTTTGAGTGGCTCAGAAAAAAGGGAATCAGCAATGGTTTTGATGTAGAGAAAGGACAGGTAATATCTACAGGTTATCGATGTAATAGGTTCTATAAGCCCAAAGGAAAAAACAATGGGTTCGAAGGAAAATACGATGAATCTGAAAGGAAGTATCTGGAACCAAAAAGAAAGCATAGTGTTAACATAAGTACCATTGATTTTTCTGGAGTATTAACTGTAACAGATCCAGAATGTCTAACGAACGTACTCTACAAAGGGATTGGTCCTGCAAAAAGTTTTGGATGTGGGTTAATGCTTATTCGTCCTGTGAGGTAA
- the cas1e gene encoding type I-E CRISPR-associated endonuclease Cas1e — MLPKLKPITIKERFSLLFLERGELDVIDGAFVLVDKNGVRMQIPVGGIACLMLEPGSRVSHAAAVLAAQVGCLLIWVGEAAVRLYSAGQPGGARADRLLYQAQLALDDEARRKVVRKMYEMRFNEKMSEDYSVEQMRGIEGSRVKKLYGLLAKRAGVEWNGRCYDYTDWDSGDLQNKCLSSATSCLYGVTEAAVLAAGYSPAIGFIHTGKPRSFIYDIADLFKFETVVPVAFQVAAKNPSNPERAVRVACRDVFRETRLLKKIIPAIEEVLAAGGLSIPEEPPESLPPAIPNERGLNDAGHRP; from the coding sequence ATGCTTCCGAAACTGAAACCCATAACAATAAAAGAAAGATTTTCCCTGTTGTTTCTGGAAAGGGGTGAACTTGATGTTATAGATGGAGCCTTTGTCCTTGTGGACAAAAATGGTGTCCGAATGCAGATTCCGGTTGGGGGAATTGCGTGCCTGATGCTTGAGCCTGGAAGCAGGGTATCGCATGCAGCAGCAGTTCTTGCAGCTCAGGTTGGCTGTCTTCTGATCTGGGTTGGAGAAGCTGCGGTCAGGCTTTACTCTGCCGGTCAGCCTGGAGGAGCAAGAGCTGACCGTTTGCTTTATCAGGCACAGCTTGCCCTGGATGATGAGGCGCGAAGAAAAGTAGTCCGAAAAATGTATGAGATGCGCTTCAATGAGAAAATGTCGGAGGACTACAGCGTAGAACAAATGAGAGGAATAGAGGGATCAAGGGTAAAAAAACTTTATGGACTTCTGGCGAAGCGAGCAGGAGTAGAATGGAATGGCCGCTGTTATGACTATACGGATTGGGACAGCGGGGACCTGCAAAATAAATGTTTGAGCTCTGCCACTTCCTGCCTTTACGGAGTTACCGAAGCTGCAGTCCTCGCAGCTGGTTATTCGCCTGCAATCGGATTCATTCATACCGGAAAGCCCAGGTCTTTTATTTATGACATCGCTGATCTTTTTAAGTTTGAAACTGTTGTGCCTGTAGCTTTTCAAGTAGCGGCCAAAAACCCTTCGAATCCTGAAAGAGCTGTAAGGGTTGCCTGCAGGGATGTATTTAGAGAAACAAGGCTACTGAAAAAAATAATCCCAGCCATAGAAGAAGTTCTAGCTGCCGGAGGTCTCTCCATTCCTGAAGAGCCTCCAGAATCCCTTCCTCCCGCAATTCCAAATGAAAGGGGACTTAATGATGCTGGTCATCGTCCTTGA
- the cas2e gene encoding type I-E CRISPR-associated endoribonuclease Cas2e, with amino-acid sequence MMLVIVLENTTPRLRGRLTLWLLEIRAGVYVGEYSVKVRDMIWKNVETEFNDGNIQGSAIMIWSARNEIGFDFKVLGENRRIPREMDGIKLISFMPETKVEE; translated from the coding sequence ATGATGCTGGTCATCGTCCTTGAAAACACAACACCCAGACTGAGAGGAAGACTGACTCTCTGGCTTCTGGAAATTAGGGCCGGAGTATATGTAGGAGAGTATTCGGTCAAAGTAAGAGATATGATATGGAAGAATGTAGAAACCGAATTCAATGACGGAAATATTCAAGGAAGCGCGATTATGATCTGGTCAGCAAGAAATGAAATTGGATTTGATTTCAAAGTCCTGGGTGAAAATCGCAGAATCCCAAGAGAAATGGATGGAATAAAATTAATATCCTTTATGCCCGAAACTAAAGTAGAAGAATAA
- a CDS encoding GNAT family N-acetyltransferase — MQEIIHMIIQRYDESRKEEVRDVVLEVLLEHGFEYDRLKDSDLKDIKGYYFTKGGTFFVGLADGRVVGTAGVRKLNGDLCEIRRIYLKKGFRGKGNGEKLFQAALDFAGKNCSGAVLKTDSTLQKAIGMYLKNGFTFVKEEEGYLYYEKEL; from the coding sequence ATGCAGGAGATAATACACATGATAATCCAGAGGTACGACGAATCCAGAAAAGAAGAGGTTAGGGACGTTGTCCTTGAAGTCCTGCTTGAACACGGCTTTGAGTACGACAGGCTTAAAGATTCGGACCTGAAAGACATCAAAGGTTACTATTTTACAAAAGGAGGCACCTTTTTTGTAGGCCTAGCCGATGGTAGAGTGGTGGGCACTGCAGGAGTCCGCAAACTTAATGGGGACCTCTGTGAAATCAGGCGCATCTACCTAAAAAAGGGCTTCAGGGGCAAAGGTAACGGAGAGAAACTTTTTCAGGCAGCTCTGGATTTTGCCGGAAAAAACTGTTCAGGTGCCGTGCTTAAAACCGATTCAACCCTTCAAAAAGCGATAGGCATGTATCTCAAGAACGGTTTTACTTTCGTAAAAGAGGAAGAAGGATACCTATACTACGAAAAAGAATTGTGA
- a CDS encoding M20 family metallopeptidase — translation MRDDPSAEALEAWIIRLRREFHRYPELSFKEYETQKRILKILGELGIEARKIADTGVLASIRGTVPGPCIALRTDTDGLQVQEEAGERNGDYISRNEGIMHACGHDGHMAMIFGAARLFLEKRDFPGEVRLIFQPAEEIPPGGSERVIAEGGLEGVDAVIGMHLFTHHESGSVGFRPGPFMASTNRLEVIFKGKGGHISLPEKCIDTVRMATDFISSIYPALQANLEPEKYVLGVGRIRGGAQFNRTPDTVEILGSYRTFDNETTEIIDKIIKSCLDEVMEKYIKAGEEFSGFPAYDLDIYHGYPVLVNDPVFTEAAYSKLKESFPELVLYPEMEKTFAAEDFASYLQKVPGIFLSLGTRNPEKGILEINHSCRFDIDEEILLTGTKIFHTLALDFLKNPERYLGTT, via the coding sequence TGAAACCCAGAAGAGAATTCTGAAAATTCTTGGAGAACTGGGTATAGAAGCTAGGAAGATTGCGGATACCGGCGTGCTTGCAAGCATCCGGGGCACAGTGCCTGGCCCCTGCATTGCCCTTCGTACGGACACGGACGGACTGCAGGTTCAGGAAGAAGCGGGAGAAAGGAACGGAGACTATATCTCCAGAAACGAGGGGATTATGCACGCCTGCGGGCACGACGGGCATATGGCAATGATTTTTGGGGCTGCCCGGCTGTTTTTAGAAAAGAGAGACTTTCCAGGGGAAGTTCGCCTGATCTTCCAGCCTGCAGAAGAGATTCCTCCCGGTGGCTCGGAGAGGGTTATTGCCGAAGGGGGGCTTGAGGGCGTGGATGCTGTCATCGGTATGCACCTCTTTACCCACCATGAATCAGGCAGTGTGGGCTTCCGCCCCGGACCGTTTATGGCAAGCACCAACCGTCTTGAAGTCATCTTTAAAGGAAAAGGAGGCCATATATCATTACCTGAAAAATGCATTGATACCGTCAGAATGGCAACTGACTTCATAAGTAGTATCTACCCTGCCCTACAAGCGAACCTCGAGCCTGAAAAGTACGTCCTGGGGGTAGGCAGGATCCGGGGAGGAGCCCAGTTTAACAGGACCCCGGACACTGTCGAAATCCTCGGGAGCTACAGGACCTTTGACAACGAGACCACGGAGATCATCGACAAAATAATAAAGAGCTGTCTGGACGAAGTCATGGAAAAATACATAAAAGCAGGAGAAGAGTTTTCAGGTTTTCCTGCCTATGATCTCGACATCTACCACGGATATCCTGTCCTGGTCAATGATCCCGTATTCACCGAAGCTGCATATTCAAAACTGAAGGAAAGCTTCCCGGAACTTGTACTCTACCCGGAAATGGAAAAGACCTTTGCCGCCGAAGACTTTGCAAGTTACCTGCAAAAAGTACCCGGGATCTTCCTCTCCCTGGGCACCCGGAATCCCGAAAAAGGAATCCTGGAAATCAATCACTCCTGCCGATTTGACATTGATGAAGAGATCCTGCTGACGGGTACAAAGATCTTTCATACCCTTGCCCTTGATTTCCTGAAAAATCCGGAGAGATACCTGGGAACCACCTGA